CCCTTCGTTGTGAGCTATTCCGCTCGCCACTGCCCACCACGCGCCGCCCGCTTGCGCGCCGCCCCGCGTGATGGGCAGTTCGCCAGATGATTAGCTTTCACCTGCCAGCGCAAACCGCAAGCCCGCTGGGGTTGTCTCTGCCTTCGCAGTGGGCAGATAGATGACCAAGCCGGCCAGCGCGTCATCGCTCTTGCACTCCACTGACAGCCCGCTTTGCTGGCAATACCTCAGCGCCGATTGAAGCATGTCCAGTGCCTGGGCCGGGGTGATGGGTGTCGGCTTGCGCTTGCCCCCTGTTTCGCCTTGCTTTGTTGACTTCATACTGTGCCTTCCTTTCGTTGCTGAGTAATCCAAACTTCCCGCCGTAAGCGCATAGCCGGCCCGCCTTGCTCCCTTTGCGCCATGTCCAATACTTGCCCCCGTGTGTGACTTCGATTCGCCACTCAGCGGGGGCGATAGTCGTTATTTTGGGACGATAACTTTCGGCGGCTTGTGTCCATTGCGACTCGGCTTCACGGTTGGCACTTCCTCAGCTTCGGCGTTGTAGTTCACCGTCGCCGCTGTTTGGCGGGCTGTGCCTGCCAGCGTGGGCCGTCCTTGCGGATGGGCAGGCCGCGCCGCTTCGCTCGCGCTTACGCTTCGCCGGGGCGCATTGCCTAAGGTCTCACCTACCAGCGCCCGCGCCGCTTCGTTGGCCGCCTCCTCTACCGCTTGCGTCACATCGGCCTGTTCCGTCGCCTTCTGAATTTGCGACAACAGCGCCGCATGAGTCGCCGCCTTCACGCTTTCCCTCATGTCACGCTCGCGGCTTGACGGGTCAAGTAGCCACAACAGACTCCAACCCACCATACACAACAGGGGCAAGGCCGGCAGGATGTATATGCCGTAGTTGGTCAGGAAGCCCGGCAGGATTGTTTGACTGTGGCGGCCAGCGTCCAAGACGGCATTGAAGGCAATCAGGGTCAGGTCAAGCAGGTAGAAGGCAATCGCCGTCATGCGTTGCGCTCCCGGTTGTGTCCAGAAGTGAATCGCCAGAGGCAGGGCGATTGCAGTTAGCTCTAGGGCCACAATGCCGATAACGGCCAGGGGCAACAGCGCTGGGTCAATCGTGGCCGCAAAGAGGCTGTAGCTCCTCACGGCGGCATACACTAACCCGGCCAGGTAGACAATGAGGCTGAGGACGATTGCCAGCCCTTTGAGGGCGTGGTGTTGATTCTCTTGCATTGCTTTTGAGATGGTTGTCATGGTTCAAAGTTCCTTTCGTGATGGATGTAGTAAAATCTTGGCATAGCGGGGCGCTTTTGCGAGTTCCCCTTGCTACTGCGAACGCTCGGCCCTATACCGGGCGTTCGCTCTTTATGCGTCGCTCACTTCCACGCCGGGGAAGGCTTCGGCGTAGTTCACCTCATGCTCTGACAAGTTGCCTTCGTACAGCGCGATTGCCTCTTCAAGCGTCACCGGGTCAAGGCTACTCCCCTCACCTTGCCACTGACTGAGGGTGACGGTGAAGTATGCGCCGTTGGGAGTGCGATACAAGAAGGTGTTGCGCCCGTGCCGCTCGAAGTTGTGGCCGTCCCAGTAGTCATCTCCGGCGATAAGAGTCGCGGTCTTCACGCTGTACCGCTTGCGGCCAATGATGCGAGTAAATTTTTCAGGTGGTTTCATAAGTTGGTCTCCTTTCGGTCTGTGCCGATAGTGTCCCCGCGACGCTCTGGGCGGGGTTGGGCCTGTTGCCCATGTGATGATTGTTATCGGGGTGTTCGCTCCCCGCTATGCCGCATCTACTGATAGCCCCAACTCCACCCGCCGCCATTGCAACGTTGCCAGCATTTGCGCCGGGTCAAAGAGTGGCCCGGCCAGAAGCAGGCCGCCGCAATGTGGACACGCTCCTTGAAGTTCATTCGCCAGTGATACAGCGCCCTTGCATGACGGGCAGAGACGCCGACGGTCGTACAACTCGCGCGCCATGCGGTCTAGGTTCGCCTGTTGGGTTGGGGTCATCATGTCCGACTCCGTGGTGGGCGGGGTGTGCCGGTGTGTACGCACCGAACACCCCCCGGCCCATGAATCAAAAAACGGGCGGCCCGCCGTTGCTCTGGCAAGCCGCCCGTCTCTGGTAAAATCGGGTGAGCCTTGCCCGCCGCGTACACGGTGGGTGGGGTTAGGGGTCGTGAAGTGGTTGCACACTGCGCGGCCCCGCTTATAGGGTTATAAATCTTGTAACTAACAGGATTATAAGCCCATCTCCTGAAAAGTCAAACCTTACTTTTTTCGCCCTCTTTTTGCTCCTAGTTTTTCAACCTTGCGAAGATAAGCCAGTAGACTCGCCCGGTCAACTTGCCAGACGATTCCAAACTTCCGTGCTTTGACCTTGCCCCCTCGTATCAATTCCCGCAAGTGTTCGGGATGATACCCGCTCAGTTCGGCGGCCTGTTTCGTCGTTATCCAAGTCTCTGCCATAGATGACTCCCGCCGCCGCTTCTCCCCGATTGACAGCCGTGTTACAATATGGGTGAGAAGTGTGACAGCCGCAAACGTCCCGTATAGGTCGGATTCCCTCTAACAAGAGGGATTAGGTTTGTCCCCCCCTAATCAAGGGGGCTTCTCGTTTAACGCCCCAAGTCCCTGATAATCCCCTGTTCAAGCGCCGCGTCAAACAAGGCTTTCATCTCCGCCCGCCCTTCGTGGGCCTCTCTCACAAATCCGCAAACCGCATCGGCCAGCCGGATCAGGGCGTCATTCTCTTCACGCCTCACCCCGCGCACCTTTTCCACCTTTGCCCCCCAGCGCCGTATTCGGCGGCTGTAGTCTTGCCATTGCTCTTTAGGCAAAGCGTCTACGACAATCACGTTATGGCTCTCATTGCCGGTTTGCTTCACAGCCAGGGCAATAGTTTGAGTTGTGAGGCTGTCGTAATCCCGGCTATCGGCGTGCCGGGCAAACGTCAATCGCCCGGCAAACAATGGCTTCTGCAACGCCAACCGGATATAGACCAAACGCCGGTCAGGAGTCGTCCGCATCCATTTTCGCCTGCCCCGCCGCGATTGTTTCTCAATCTCTTCGCAAGCCTTACGCCAGTCTTCAAGGTATTGCCCGGCTACGACTACCGCCACGATGAACAATTGGCCCTTTGTGTCTTGGCCGGTTTCGTCAACGTAGTAGTATCGCTTGTTGGACATGCGCCGTATTCTAACCCATCGCCGCGCTCGCGCAACTTCCGCGCCCGCTATTCTGTTGGTAAGGTTCTAAGTGCTATCCGGGTAGCAGTTCCAATCCATTGAGCTTGTCAGTGATTTCCTCAAAGTGTGCCTTTAGCGCAGGCGACAAATCAGCGTAAGCCGCTTCGCATCTATCAACCAACTCTTGGGGCATTCGCGCCTTTAGCGCCTCAAATGTCTCTTTGTCGCCCGGCTGGGGTTCGCCCAGCCCGCCCCGCCG
This region of Chloroflexota bacterium genomic DNA includes:
- a CDS encoding helix-turn-helix domain-containing protein, with product MAETWITTKQAAELSGYHPEHLRELIRGGKVKARKFGIVWQVDRASLLAYLRKVEKLGAKRGRKK
- a CDS encoding DUF3800 domain-containing protein; protein product: MSNKRYYYVDETGQDTKGQLFIVAVVVAGQYLEDWRKACEEIEKQSRRGRRKWMRTTPDRRLVYIRLALQKPLFAGRLTFARHADSRDYDSLTTQTIALAVKQTGNESHNVIVVDALPKEQWQDYSRRIRRWGAKVEKVRGVRREENDALIRLADAVCGFVREAHEGRAEMKALFDAALEQGIIRDLGR